TATGGTGTTGCTGTTTCCAAACGATGCAATTAAACGTATTCAGCTCGTTTTAGACGACATCTTAAGTGATTATGACGAGTAACGGTATTTGATGACGGATTTTAACACTAATTTAAGCTGCAATATTTATCACGCATTAAAGCAAGGTGTTATGATCATCGATCGAAATCATCAGATTTGTTTTTGGAACCCATACCTTGCTAAGTACACAGGCTTATCTGAAGAAGATGTTAGTGGACAGTCGGTCTTTGATATTTTTCCAACGGCACCAAAAGTGTGGTTAAAACGAAAATTTGAACAACTGTGGGTAACCACCGATATAAACGATGTTGTTGAAAGTAAGTGGGAACAACGACAATTTATTTTTAAAATGCCAGCTACGCCAAATAATGACTCCGCTAGCCATTCCGCAAATGAAGTGCTACAACCAGATGATGCTCTCAGTGAAGATGTAGTAATGACTCAGAATTGCTATTTTCACCCTATTATTAACGATAATAGCGTCACTCATATTACTATATTTATTGAAAATGCCACGGCTGAAAGCCGATACCAGCAAGAGTTAATTAACACTTTAAAGCAGCTTGAAAAAGCAAAGCGTATTGATGCACTAACTGAAGTGTTCAATCGCCGTTATTGGGAACAACGATGCCAAGAAGAATTTGAGCGAAGTTATCGTTATAACCAGCCCCTTGCTTTGCTCTTGTTAGACTTTGATCACTTTAAAAACATTAATGATGAATATGGTCATCAAGCAGGGGACTCAGTGCTACAAAATCAAGTACAACATATTCGCTCATTGCTGCGTGACTGCGATATAGTTGGGCGTTATGGAGGAGAAGAGTTCGCTATTTTATTGCCACTTACCGATGCTTCAAGTGCTGCTGAAGTTGCAGAGCGAATTTGCAATTTTGTGCAAGCCCACCCCACACATTATCAATCTGCTGAAATTCACACCACGGTGAGCATTGGGGTAACCGCTTACCAAGCGAAATATTCAGATTATGAAGCGATGATCGAAGCAGCGGCTTCCGCCCTCTATCAAGCGAAAGATAACGGGCGTAATACATCGGTGTTAGTGTTGTAATGCTCAGAAATAGCTTCAAGCAGCAGTGCTAGTATTCATCACCAGCGCGCGCATGTGATTTTGTTCGGAGCATCTCGTAGCATCTAGCGATATTAATTATTTACATGATTACTAAAACTGCATGCCTTCTTCAAAATCAGACACTTTCACTAACTTGATACCTGTTGGATTATCTTCCATAAGAATGTTAGCGATAGATTGATGTATGAAAATGTAATCAACACCACCATCCATTTTAAAAATAAGGCGGTCTTTAAGTGGAATACCATCTAATACTTTTTCATCCAAAACATATTTGTATATATCTGCAAACTCTAAGTAATCGGGGTTTTGCATTTGCTCTTCAGTAAATTTTTCAGTTTTAGATTTTTGCTTATCCCAACAGTCAACTGTTTCGTAAAAGTTCATGCACCAATAATCTTCGTGCCACTGATCTTTATCATCAATATAAACTGAAGGATAAAGCTGCATACCTTTAAATTTTATGTGTTTAATTTTATCTCGGAGCCTAGTGTTAATAATTGGAAATACGCCATTCATTAACACGTCAGTAACAGATAAATTAATGCCTTTTTCGATTGCTTCTTTTTTATATCCATTTTCAAAAAATAACGGATCTTGACCTAGCGTTAACTTTTCAAATTCATAATCTCTATCAGCAGACTTTTTAAGTGCTTTTGCATATATAGTATTCTCATGATAATCGTTTAGTACAATAAAATAATCGTGATTATAACTGCTCATTATTACTCCTGTATTAACGCTTTACGCTAAGTTGATAATAAAATTTTGTGTAGGTAATTTCTTTTGGGCTTTTATTCTTGCCAGCATAAGGGCTCAAATAGTGCGTTTGCCCTTGGTGATTGCGATCGTGATAACAGCGACCCACTCTGTCTTGTACTTCTGATATTTTAACTTTTTTATCTTAGCCCTCATGACTAGAGGGCTGGATGGTTTAACGTTTCTAAATAACATGCAATTACTTAAAACTGTTTACCTTCTTCAAAATCAGACACTTTCACTAACTTGATACCTGTTGGATTTTCCGCCATCAGAATGTCAGCAATTGATTGGTGAATGAAAATATAACCCATCCCTCTATCCATCTTAAATATAAGCCTTTCTGCTAATGGCACTTTATCTAACTTTTCAACATCTAATACATATTTATAAATACTTATTATTATTTCATCAGGGTCTAGTTCCAAGGCTTCACGACTAGTTTTTGATAACTTCGATTTTTCTTTATCCCAGTAATCAACTTCTTCCCAAAAATTCATGCACCAGTAATTTTCATGCCACTTTTCCATATCATCAATATACACTGAGGGATAAAGCTGCATCACTTTAAAGTCGATATGCTTAATCTTATCCCTTAGCTTGGT
This is a stretch of genomic DNA from Flocculibacter collagenilyticus. It encodes these proteins:
- a CDS encoding sensor domain-containing diguanylate cyclase; this translates as MTDFNTNLSCNIYHALKQGVMIIDRNHQICFWNPYLAKYTGLSEEDVSGQSVFDIFPTAPKVWLKRKFEQLWVTTDINDVVESKWEQRQFIFKMPATPNNDSASHSANEVLQPDDALSEDVVMTQNCYFHPIINDNSVTHITIFIENATAESRYQQELINTLKQLEKAKRIDALTEVFNRRYWEQRCQEEFERSYRYNQPLALLLLDFDHFKNINDEYGHQAGDSVLQNQVQHIRSLLRDCDIVGRYGGEEFAILLPLTDASSAAEVAERICNFVQAHPTHYQSAEIHTTVSIGVTAYQAKYSDYEAMIEAAASALYQAKDNGRNTSVLVL
- a CDS encoding imm11 family protein; translated protein: MSSYNHDYFIVLNDYHENTIYAKALKKSADRDYEFEKLTLGQDPLFFENGYKKEAIEKGINLSVTDVLMNGVFPIINTRLRDKIKHIKFKGMQLYPSVYIDDKDQWHEDYWCMNFYETVDCWDKQKSKTEKFTEEQMQNPDYLEFADIYKYVLDEKVLDGIPLKDRLIFKMDGGVDYIFIHQSIANILMEDNPTGIKLVKVSDFEEGMQF
- a CDS encoding imm11 family protein, producing MSNYDDEYYIVLNDYNENTIYLKPLKKTADRRYSYKKLTLGQEPLFFENGYKEEAIEKGISLPVTDVLMDGVTPVITTKLRDKIKHIDFKVMQLYPSVYIDDMEKWHENYWCMNFWEEVDYWDKEKSKLSKTSREALELDPDEIIISIYKYVLDVEKLDKVPLAERLIFKMDRGMGYIFIHQSIADILMAENPTGIKLVKVSDFEEGKQF